A portion of the Deltaproteobacteria bacterium genome contains these proteins:
- a CDS encoding Tim44 domain-containing protein, with protein MTRIFHRRRALVSIIFTFLFLIWLGLDSEVFARAGGGRSSGSRGYSSGGSSQRSPSPTPPAQPREYQQAQPSVPPSGAGRSFLSGLAGGVVGGLLGGMLFRSLGFAGTGEGGGGFGFSDILLILVILGIIYFVVKRFRSRGTMQMSTAGAGPSPYSYPVPSPGPVFTPSPATDSAGVPASEGLRHIKAMDPSFNEKNFKDVVEDIFFKIQGGWTRRDLNGVRHLLTQEMLGILGRDLEELIAKKQMNKLENIAVREVEIVEAGQERGEDYISVRIYANLLDYVVDEKSGQVVSGSSSDPVKFVEYWTFTRNVGEKNWVLAGITQEGGR; from the coding sequence ATGACAAGAATTTTTCATCGTCGCCGCGCGCTGGTGAGTATAATATTTACTTTTCTCTTTCTCATCTGGCTCGGATTGGATTCCGAAGTCTTTGCCCGGGCCGGAGGTGGTAGGTCTTCCGGAAGCCGTGGGTACAGCTCAGGAGGGTCTTCTCAGCGGAGCCCAAGCCCCACACCCCCTGCCCAGCCGAGGGAATATCAGCAGGCCCAACCTTCCGTGCCTCCTTCCGGGGCTGGCAGGAGTTTCCTCTCCGGGTTGGCCGGTGGCGTGGTCGGAGGGCTTTTAGGGGGGATGCTGTTCCGCAGTCTGGGCTTTGCCGGAACCGGCGAGGGAGGCGGCGGTTTTGGTTTTAGTGATATCTTGCTTATCCTGGTCATCCTCGGGATTATTTACTTTGTGGTGAAGCGCTTCCGCTCCCGAGGGACCATGCAGATGAGCACCGCAGGAGCGGGCCCTTCGCCTTACTCCTATCCGGTCCCTTCCCCGGGGCCAGTCTTTACTCCGTCCCCGGCCACGGATTCCGCCGGAGTGCCAGCGTCCGAGGGGCTCCGCCATATTAAAGCCATGGACCCCTCTTTTAATGAAAAGAATTTTAAAGATGTGGTCGAGGATATTTTCTTCAAAATCCAGGGCGGCTGGACCCGCCGCGACCTGAATGGGGTTCGCCATCTTCTGACTCAGGAGATGCTGGGCATTTTAGGGCGGGACCTGGAGGAACTCATCGCCAAGAAACAGATGAACAAATTGGAAAATATTGCTGTGCGCGAGGTGGAGATTGTCGAGGCCGGACAGGAACGGGGAGAAGATTATATTTCGGTAAGAATTTACGCCAACCTGTTAGACTACGTGGTGGATGAAAAGAGCGGCCAGGTCGTCTCCGGAAGCTCTTCCGATCCGGTGAAATTCGTTGAATACTGGACCTTCACCCGCAATGTTGGGGAGAAGAACTGGGTTCTGGCAGGAATCACCCAGGAAGGGGGCCGTTAA